In the Pleuronectes platessa chromosome 23, fPlePla1.1, whole genome shotgun sequence genome, aaacatatatcTCAATCAAATTCTACTAACATTGATAAATTCTATCTgtaattactttttaattaatgaAAGTAAACGCTCTAATATTAATGACAACCCAGGTGGCACATTTTCAGTTTGaatctgaaaaatacaaaaaatatcttACGTGAACTTTATGACATAAGTGCGGATGAAGATTAAGCGATATTTTGTCCTGTAGACAGCATCATACTGTGGAAAGgaagcaaacagaaaaacattcctAATTAAGAAAGAAACTACAAAAGTTAATTCAATTAAACTAGAATCAAATGAAGTCTGATCAATTTAACATTACTTACCACTTCTACAACTTTTGCAGCAAGGTTTTTGAATTCATTGCTATTGGGATTACTGAATTCTTCTACAAATGCTTCTACTATGGTGGCTTTGACAACCACTACTGGTCCAGAAGgtgcagtagttggtgcagcagtagaagggacagcagtagttggtgcagcagtagtcggtgcagcagtagtcggtgcagcagtagtcggtgcagcagttgtaggtgcagcggtagttggtgcagcggtagttggtgcagcagtagttggtgcagcagtagttggtgcagcggttgtaggtgcagccgtagttggtgcagcggtagtcgGTGCAGCAGTAGTCGGTGCAGTAGTAGtcggtgcagcggttgtaggtgcagcggtagttggtgcagcggtagttggtgcagcggtagtatggccagcggtagttggtgcagcggtagttggggcagcggtagttggtgcagcggtagttgctgcagcggtagttggtgcagcggtagttggcgCAGCGGTTGTTGTgtcagcggtagttggtgcagcggtagttggtgcagcggtagtaggtgcagcggtagtcgGTGCAGCTGTAGTCGGTGCAGCGGTAGTCGGTGCAGCAGTAGTCGGTGCAGCTGTAGTCGGTGCAGCGGTAGtcggtgcagcagtagttggtgcagctgttgtaggggCAGCAAACGAAAACAAAAATtcattttttgttattaattgaGACAACAGTATTGTCCATTGTGTGGTTCACCATCAATAATACCAAACAAATGTCAGCTGAAATTAAATGTGTGGCTACTGTTACTTACACACTGCTGTGATGGAGGTGGATTCAATCACAATGCTGAAGTTGTTGGTATTGTTCACAGCTTCAACTAATGTTGTTGCAACATCAGCAGAGCTGGGGATTTCTGCAGATGACGTAGTGTCATTGAACACAATTCCCACCTCCACTTCAGTATTATCCACTCGTGTTGAACCTCGTCTgcatcaaaacaaatatataccTCAATCAAATTCTACTAACGTTGATCAATTCTATCTgtaattatttgtttaattaattAACGTAAAAGCTCTAATTTTAATGACAACCCATTAGCCCATAGTCAGTTTGAATCGGAAAAATACTAAAAATATCTTACGTGAACTTTATGACATAAGTGCGGATGAAGAGTAAGCCATATTTTGTCCTGTAGACAGCATCATACTGTGGAAAGgaagcaaacagaaaaacattcctAATTAAGAAAGAAACTACAAaagttaattaaattaaactagaataatatgaaaactgaacaATTGAGCATTATCCTTACCACAGCTACAACTTTTGCAGCAAGTGTCACGAATTGAGTGCTTTTTGGATCACTGAGTTCTTCTACAAATGCTTCTACTATGGTGGCTTTGACCACTACTGGTGCAGAAGGTGCAGAAGTTGTGGGCCCATCAGTGTTTGTTGGTTTAACAGTTGTAGTTGTTACTCCAGTTGTTGTCAAACCTGCCGTTGTAGTTGaaccaattgttgttgttgaacctcCAGTTGTTGTTGATTCACCAGTGGTAGTTGACCCTCCTGTGGTGGTAGACAAACCAGCTGCTGTTGAACCTCCAGTTGTAGTTGATCCAAATGTTGTTGTTGAATCTCCAGTTGTAGTTGCACCACCAGTTGTAGTTGATCCCACAGTAGAAGTTGACCCACCTGCCATGGTCGACCCACCAGTAGTTGTCAAACCTCCTGTTGTAGTTGATACACCGGTGGTAGTTGATACAACAGTTGTTTTTGATCCTCCAGTTGTAGTCGATACACCAGTTATTGTTGAACCTCCAATTGTAGTCGATACACCGGTTGTTGTTAAACCTCCAGTTGTAGTTGATACACCGGTGGTAGTTGATACACCAGTTGTTGTTGAACCTCCAGTTGTTGTCGATACACCAGTTGTTGTTAAACCTCCAGTTGTAGTCGATACACCGATTGTTGATGATCCATCAGTGGTAGTTGACCCATCTGTGGTGGTCGACCCACCCGTCGTTGTTGAACCGTCAGTTGTAATTGGGCCAATGGTTGTTGTAGAAATGCCAGCTGTAGTTGACCCACCAAATGTTGTGGTACCTCCTACTGTAGTTGATCCACCAGCTGTAGTTGAACCTCCAGATGTAGTTAAGATAGCGGTTGTTGTTGAGCCTCCTGTTGTAGTTGATCCACCAGTGGTAGTATATACACCAGTTGTTGTTGAACCTCCAGTTGTAGTTGATAAACCACTTGGAGATGATCCATCAGTGCTAGTTGACCCCCCTGTGGTGTTGGACCCACCAATTGTTGTTGATACACCAGTTGTTATAGCGGTTGTTGTTGAGCCTCTGGTTGTAGTTGATCCACCAGTGGTAGTTGATACGCCTGTGGTGGTTGACCAAATAGTTGTTGTTGAACCTCCAGTTGTAGTTGATACACCAGTCGTGGTTGATCCACCGGTTGTTGTCAAGCCTACTGTTGTAGTTGATTCACCAGTTGTTGAACCTCCAGGTGTTGTTGAACCTCCAGTTGTAGTTGATCCACCATTTGTTGTTGAACCTCCAGTTGTAGTTGATACACCAGTTGTTGTTGAACCTCCAGCTGTAGTTGAACCACCAGTCGTAGTTGATTCACCAGTTGTTGTTGATCCTCCAGTTGTAGTTGATACACCAGTCGTGGTTGATCCACCAGTTGTTGTTGAACCTCCTGTTGTACTTGATCCACCAGTTGTTGTTGAACCTCCATTTGTAGTTGAACCACCAGTCGTAGTTGATTCACCGGTTGTAGTTGATCCTCCAGCTGTAGTTGATACATCGGTTGTTGTTGAGCCTTCTGTTGTAGTTGATTCACCAGTTGTTGTTGAACCTCCAGTTGTAGTTGATCCCCCATTGGTAGTTGACCCGCCTGTGGTGGTCGACTCATCAGTTGTTGTTAATCCACCAGTTGTAGTTGATTCACCAGTTGTAGTTGATCCACCAGTTGTAGTTGATCCACCAGTTGTGGTTGATTCACCAGTTGTTGTTGATCCTCCAGTTGTAGTTGATCCACCAGTCATACTTGATCCACCAGTTGTTGTTGAACCTCCAGTTGTTGTTGAACCACCAGTCGTGGTTGATTCACCAGTTGTTGTTGATACACCTGCCGTGGTTGCTCCACCAGTTGATGTTGAACTTCCAGTTGTAGCTGATAGACCGGTTGTAGTAGATCCTCCAGCTGTAGTTGATACATCGGTTGTTGTTGAGCCTTCTGTTGTAGTTGATTCACCAGTTGTTGTTGAACCTCCAGTTGTAGTTGATCCCCCATTGGTAGTTGACCCGCCTGTGGTGGTCGACCCATCAGTTGTTGTTAATCCAC is a window encoding:
- the LOC128430160 gene encoding mucin-19 isoform X3, which encodes MAFGPVLSSLLIFIVAIDLSTSQVNTTTSGSTTTGGSTTTGGSTTTGGSTTTGESTTTEGSTTTGVSTTTTTGLSTTTGGSTTTGGSTTTGVSTTTGGSTTTGGSTTTGGSTTTGGSTTTGLPTTTGGSTTTGESTTTGGSTTTSESTTTGGSTTTGGLTTTDGSTTTGGSITNGGSTTTGGSTTTAVSSTTGGSTITGVSTTTGGSTTTGESTTIEGSTTTDVSTTAGGSTTTGPSTTTGSSTTTGGATMAGVSTTTGGSTTTDESTTTGGLTTTDGSTTTGGSTTNGGSTTTGGSTTTGESTTTEGSTTTDVSTTAGGSTTTGLSATTGSSTSTGGATTAGVSTTTGESTTTGGSTTTGGSTTTGGSSMTGGSTTTGGSTTTGESTTTGGSTTTGGSTTTGESTTTGGLTTTDESTTTGGSTTNGGSTTTGGSTTTGESTTTEGSTTTDVSTTAGGSTTTGESTTTGGSTTNGGSTTTGGSSTTGGSTTTGGSTTTGVSTTTGGSTTTGESTTTGGSTTAGGSTTTGVSTTTGGSTTNGGSTTTGGSTTPGGSTTGESTTTVGLTTTGGSTTTGVSTTTGGSTTAGGSTTVGGTTTFGGSTTAGISTTTIGPITTDGSTTTGGSTTTDGSTTTDGSSTIGVSTTTGGLTTTGVSTTTGGSTTTGVSTTTGVSTTTGGLTTTGVSTTIGGSTITGVSTTTGGSKTTVVSTTTGVSTTTGGLTTTGGSTMAGGSTSTVGSTTTGGATTTGDSTTTFGSTTTGGSTAAGLSTTTGGSTTTGESTTTGGSTTTIGSTTTAGLTTTGVTTTTVKPTNTDGPTTSAPSAPVVVKATIVEAFVEELSDPKSTQFVTLAAKVVAVYDAVYRTKYGLLFIRTYVIKFTRGSTRVDNTEVEVGIVFNDTTSSAEIPSSADVATTLVEAVNNTNNFSIVIESTSITAVSAPTTAAPTTAAPTTAAPTTAAPTTAAPTTAAPTTAAPTTAAPTTAAPTTADTTTAAPTTAAPTTAAATTAAPTTAAPTTAAPTTAGHTTAAPTTAAPTTAAPTTAAPTTTAPTTAAPTTAAPTTAAPTTAAPTTAAPTTAAPSTAAPTTAPSGPVVVVKATIVEAFVEEFSNPNSNEFKNLAAKVVEVYDAVYRTKYRLIFIRTYVIKFTRASTRMDKTEVEVGVVFKDNTSSAELPSSADVATTLVEAVNNTNNFSIVIESTSITAVSNTTGGSTTTGASTTPGGSTTTGGSTTTGGSTTTGASTATGGSTTTGGSTTTGGSTTTGASTATGRSTTTGGSTTTGVSTTTGVSTTSGVSTTTAGSTTTGVSITTSGLITTGGLTTVTSEAITTKQLTFRSVGETFTIDLANPSSAAFKSRALLIKTTLEPSYKQGFSSFRTLNVESFSNGSIINHIRLGFASTSVPDNTQIANVLINAASNITAFNIETSSVSVDGTQVSRGVGHKISLISASFLVLMSWLLSSQQ
- the LOC128430160 gene encoding mucin-19 isoform X2; its protein translation is MAFGPVLSSLLIFIVAIDLSTSQVNTTTSGSTTTGGSTTTGGSTTTGGSTTTGESTTTEGSTTTGVSTTTTTGLSTTTGGSTTTGGSTTTGVSTTTGGSTTTGGSTTTGGSTTTGGSTTTGLPTTTGGSTTTGESTTTGGSTTTSESTTTGGSTTTGGLTTTDGSTTTGGSITNGGSTTTGGSTTTAVSSTTGGSTITGVSTTTGGSTTTGESTTIEGSTTTDVSTTAGGSTTTGPSTTTGSSTTTGGATMAGVSTTTGGSTTTDESTTTGGLTTTDGSTTTGGSTTNGGSTTTGGSTTTGESTTTEGSTTTDVSTTAGGSTTTGLSATTGSSTSTGGATTAGVSTTTGESTTTGGSTTTGGSTTTGGSSMTGGSTTTGGSTTTGESTTTGGSTTTGGSTTTGESTTTGGLTTTDESTTTGGSTTNGGSTTTGGSTTTGESTTTEGSTTTDVSTTAGGSTTTGESTTTGGSTTNGGSTTTGGSSTTGGSTTTGGSTTTGVSTTTGGSTTTGESTTTGGSTTAGGSTTTGVSTTTGGSTTNGGSTTTGGSTTPGGSTTGESTTTVGLTTTGGSTTTGVSTTTGGSTTTIWSTTTGVSTTTGGSTTTRGSTTTAITTGVSTTIGGSNTTGGSTSTDGSSPSGLSTTTGGSTTTGVYTTTGGSTTTGGSTTTAILTTSGGSTTAGGSTTVGGTTTFGGSTTAGISTTTIGPITTDGSTTTGGSTTTDGSTTTDGSSTIGVSTTTGGLTTTGVSTTTGGSTTTGVSTTTGVSTTTGGLTTTGVSTTIGGSTITGVSTTTGGSKTTVVSTTTGVSTTTGGLTTTGGSTMAGGSTSTVGSTTTGGATTTGDSTTTFGSTTTGGSTAAGLSTTTGGSTTTGESTTTGGSTTTIGSTTTAGLTTTGVTTTTVKPTNTDGPTTSAPSAPVVVKATIVEAFVEELSDPKSTQFVTLAAKVVAVYDAVYRTKYGLLFIRTYVIKFTRGSTRVDNTEVEVGIVFNDTTSSAEIPSSADVATTLVEAVNNTNNFSIVIESTSITAVSAPTTAAPTTAAPTTAAPTTAAPTTAAPTTAAPTTADTTTAAPTTAAPTTAAATTAAPTTAAPTTAAPTTAGHTTAAPTTAAPTTAAPTTAAPTTTAPTTAAPTTAAPTTAAPTTAAPTTAAPTTAAPSTAAPTTAPSGPVVVVKATIVEAFVEEFSNPNSNEFKNLAAKVVEVYDAVYRTKYRLIFIRTYVIKFTRASTRMDKTEVEVGVVFKDNTSSAELPSSADVATTLVEAVNNTNNFSIVIESTSITAVSNTTGGSTTTGASTTPGGSTTTGGSTTTGGSTTTGASTATGGSTTTGGSTTTGGSTTTGASTATGRSTTTGGSTTTGVSTTTGVSTTSGVSTTTAGSTTTGVSITTSGLITTGGLTTVTSEAITTKQLTFRSVGETFTIDLANPSSAAFKSRALLIKTTLEPSYKQGFSSFRTLNVESFSNGSIINHIRLGFASTSVPDNTQIANVLINAASNITAFNIETSSVSVDGTQVSRGVGHKISLISASFLVLMSWLLSSQQ
- the LOC128430160 gene encoding mucin-19 isoform X1, whose product is MAFGPVLSSLLIFIVAIDLSTSQVNTTTSGSTTTGGSTTTGGSTTTGGSTTTGESTTTEGSTTTGVSTTTTTGLSTTTGGSTTTGGSTTTGVSTTTGGSTTTGGSTTTGGSTTTGGSTTTGLPTTTGGSTTTGESTTTGGSTTTSESTTTGGSTTTGGLTTTDGSTTTGGSITNGGSTTTGGSTTTAVSSTTGGSTITGVSTTTGGSTTTGESTTIEGSTTTDVSTTAGGSTTTGPSTTTGSSTTTGGATMAGVSTTTGGSTTTDESTTTGGLTTTDGSTTTGGSTTNGGSTTTGGSTTTGESTTTEGSTTTDVSTTAGGSTTTGLSATTGSSTSTGGATTAGVSTTTGESTTTGGSTTTGGSTTTGGSSMTGGSTTTGGSTTTGESTTTGGSTTTGGSTTTGESTTTGGLTTTDESTTTGGSTTNGGSTTTGGSTTTGESTTTEGSTTTDVSTTAGGSTTTGESTTTGGSTTNGGSTTTGGSSTTGGSTTTGGSTTTGVSTTTGGSTTTGESTTTGGSTTAGGSTTTGVSTTTGGSTTNGGSTTTGGSTTPGGSTTGESTTTVGLTTTGGSTTTGVSTTTGGSTTTIWSTTTGVSTTTGGSTTTRGSTTTAITTGVSTTIGGSNTTGGSTSTDGSSPSGLSTTTGGSTTTGVYTTTGGSTTTGGSTTTAILTTSGGSTTAGGSTTVGGTTTFGGSTTAGISTTTIGPITTDGSTTTGGSTTTDGSTTTDGSSTIGVSTTTGGLTTTGVSTTTGGSTTTGVSTTTGVSTTTGGLTTTGVSTTIGGSTITGVSTTTGGSKTTVVSTTTGVSTTTGGLTTTGGSTMAGGSTSTVGSTTTGGATTTGDSTTTFGSTTTGGSTAAGLSTTTGGSTTTGESTTTGGSTTTIGSTTTAGLTTTGVTTTTVKPTNTDGPTTSAPSAPVVVKATIVEAFVEELSDPKSTQFVTLAAKVVAVYDAVYRTKYGLLFIRTYVIKFTRGSTRVDNTEVEVGIVFNDTTSSAEIPSSADVATTLVEAVNNTNNFSIVIESTSITAVSAPTTAAPTTAAPTTAAPTTAAPTTAAPTTAAPTTAAPTTAAPTTAAPTTADTTTAAPTTAAPTTAAATTAAPTTAAPTTAAPTTAGHTTAAPTTAAPTTAAPTTAAPTTTAPTTAAPTTAAPTTAAPTTAAPTTAAPTTAAPSTAAPTTAPSGPVVVVKATIVEAFVEEFSNPNSNEFKNLAAKVVEVYDAVYRTKYRLIFIRTYVIKFTRASTRMDKTEVEVGVVFKDNTSSAELPSSADVATTLVEAVNNTNNFSIVIESTSITAVSNTTGGSTTTGASTTPGGSTTTGGSTTTGGSTTTGASTATGGSTTTGGSTTTGGSTTTGASTATGRSTTTGGSTTTGVSTTTGVSTTSGVSTTTAGSTTTGVSITTSGLITTGGLTTVTSEAITTKQLTFRSVGETFTIDLANPSSAAFKSRALLIKTTLEPSYKQGFSSFRTLNVESFSNGSIINHIRLGFASTSVPDNTQIANVLINAASNITAFNIETSSVSVDGTQVSRGVGHKISLISASFLVLMSWLLSSQQ